Proteins encoded in a region of the Calonectris borealis unplaced genomic scaffold, bCalBor7.hap1.2 HAP1_SCAFFOLD_66, whole genome shotgun sequence genome:
- the LOC142076573 gene encoding olfactory receptor 14J1-like gives MMVCSVTWFQDVSAETSSNRGVTEDVMKVMGCSEGQSEYLIGLPYLDRGWEGMNDKGGLNFDKSLTLLNGAEYYILTIMAYDRYVAICQPLHYGTLLGSRACVHMAAAAWGNGFFTALLHTANTFSLPLCKGNAVDQFFCEIPPLLKLSCSHTYLREAGLLVVSFSFSLGCFIFIVVSYVQIFRAVLRIPSEQGWHKTFSTCLPHLAVVSLFVSTAMFAYLKPPSISSPSLDLVVTVLYSVVPPALNPLIYSMRNQELKDALKKLIQSVVSQQQ, from the exons ATGATGGTGTGCAGCGTCACTTGGTTCCAGGACGTGTCTGCAGAGACCAGTTCCAACAGAGGTGTCACAGAAGATGTGATGAAGGTCATGGGATGCTCAGAAGGGCAAAGTGAATACCTGATAGGTCTGCCCTACTTAGACCG gggatgggaggggatgaatGATAAAGGAGGTCTTAATTTTGACAAGTCACTGACACTCCTGAACG gagcagagtattatattctcaccatcatggcctatgaccgctatgttgccatctgccaacccctgcactacggcaccctcctgggcagcagagcttgtgtccacatggcagcagctgcctggggcaatgggtttttcactgctctgctgcacactgccaatacattttcactgcccctctgcaagggcaatgctgtggaccagttcttctgtgaaatccccccactcctcaagctctcctgctcacacacctacctcagggaagccgggcttcttgtggttagcttttctttctctcttggctgttttattttcattgtggtgtcctatgtgcagatcttcagggctgtgctgaggatcccctctgagcaggggtggcacaaaaccttttccacctgcctccctcacctggccgtggtctccctgtttgtcagcactgccatgtttgcctacctgaagcccccctccatctcctccccatcactGGATCTGGtcgtgacagttctgtactcagtggttcctccagcactgaaccccctcatctacagcatgaggaaccaggagctcaaggacgcactgaagaagctgattcaatcCGTGGTCTCTCAGCAGCAGTAA